The Hymenobacter sp. DG25A nucleotide sequence CAGAGCCCGACCTTAAAAGTAGTAAAATTCGACTGTAAATGAAAGCTACAGTCGTTCAAAATTGGATTCTACCGTGTATACACCTCCTGTTTGGCGGCTTTCAGGGTGTTTTGCAGTAACATAGCAATGGTCATGGGACCCACTCCACCAGGCACCGGCGTGATGTAGGAGCTCAGCGGTGCTACCTCGGCAAAGCACACATCCCCCTTGAGGGTATAGCCCGACTTCTTGGTAGCATCTTCCACCCGGGAGGTACCCACATCAATCACCACGGCTCCCGGCTTCACCATATCCGCCCGAACAAACTCCGGACGGCCCAGAGCTGCTACCAGAATATCTGCCGTGCGGGTAATCTCGGCCAGGTTTTGGGTATGCGAATGGCATAAAGTAACCGTGCAGTTACCCGGGTCTAAGTTCTTAGCCAGCAAGATACTAACCGGAGTACCTACAATATTGCTACGCCCAATAATTACGCAGTGCTTGCCATCGGTTGGCAGCTCATAGCGGCGTAGCAGCTCCACAATACCCGAGGGCGTAGCGGGCAGCAAAGCCGGCAGGCCGGCTACCATCCGGCCGATGTTCATGGGGTGAAAACCATCCACATCCTTTTCCGGGCGGATGGCTTCAATCACCTTCTCGGCGGAGATGTGGCGCGGCAGGGGCAGCTGAACAATGAAGCCATCAATGTTGGCGTCCTGGTTCAGCTCCTCCACTTTGGCCAGCAGCTCGGCTTCCGTAATGTCATCCTCGTAGCGGATGAGGGTGCTTTCGAACCCTACCCGCT carries:
- a CDS encoding bifunctional 5,10-methylenetetrahydrofolate dehydrogenase/5,10-methenyltetrahydrofolate cyclohydrolase, whose protein sequence is MTIAPEATSYRLIDGKQTAEAIKEEIAAEVQALKAAGHKVPHLAAVLVGHDGGSETYVRNKVLACERVGFESTLIRYEDDITEAELLAKVEELNQDANIDGFIVQLPLPRHISAEKVIEAIRPEKDVDGFHPMNIGRMVAGLPALLPATPSGIVELLRRYELPTDGKHCVIIGRSNIVGTPVSILLAKNLDPGNCTVTLCHSHTQNLAEITRTADILVAALGRPEFVRADMVKPGAVVIDVGTSRVEDATKKSGYTLKGDVCFAEVAPLSSYITPVPGGVGPMTIAMLLQNTLKAAKQEVYTR